One segment of Trichlorobacter ammonificans DNA contains the following:
- a CDS encoding 3-deoxy-7-phosphoheptulonate synthase gives MIKTNNLKVTAITPIIAPADLRQVFPMTDHAREFVSRSRERIKEIIQRRDRRLMVVVGPCSIHDTAAAVEYARRLADLSRRVDDQLFLVMRVYFEKPRTTVGWKGLINDPDMNGTHLISKGLGIARGLLCTLTALEVPVANEMLDLITPEYVADLISWGAIGARTTESQTHRELASGLSFPIGFKNGTDGNLQIAVDAMIAARASHNFLGINRDGRASIIQTAGNPDVHIVLRGSTRKPNYLPEDIAHTEDILRKNQLPPTIMVDCSHGNSNKDYRRQPEVLENVIGQVVDGNQSISGLMIESNLEEGNQKVTADHGQLTYGVSITDACLGWRETEKALLAAHKRLRSRK, from the coding sequence ATGATCAAGACGAATAACCTGAAGGTAACCGCCATCACCCCGATCATCGCTCCCGCCGACCTGCGCCAGGTCTTTCCGATGACCGACCACGCCCGCGAGTTCGTCTCCCGCAGCCGGGAGCGGATCAAAGAGATCATCCAGCGGCGGGACCGGCGGCTGATGGTGGTGGTGGGCCCCTGTTCCATCCACGATACCGCCGCTGCCGTGGAGTACGCCCGGCGGCTGGCCGATCTCTCCCGGCGGGTGGATGACCAGCTGTTCCTGGTGATGCGGGTCTACTTTGAAAAACCGCGCACCACCGTGGGCTGGAAAGGGCTGATCAACGATCCGGACATGAACGGTACCCACCTGATCTCAAAGGGGCTGGGTATCGCCCGGGGGCTGCTCTGTACCCTGACTGCCCTGGAGGTGCCGGTGGCCAACGAAATGCTGGACCTGATCACCCCTGAGTACGTGGCAGACCTGATTTCCTGGGGTGCCATCGGCGCCCGTACCACCGAATCCCAGACCCACCGGGAACTGGCCAGCGGCCTTTCCTTCCCAATCGGATTCAAAAACGGTACCGACGGTAACCTGCAGATCGCCGTGGACGCCATGATCGCGGCCCGGGCATCCCACAACTTTCTGGGGATCAACCGCGATGGTCGCGCCTCCATCATCCAGACCGCCGGCAATCCTGACGTGCATATCGTCCTGCGCGGCAGCACCCGCAAGCCGAACTACCTGCCGGAGGATATCGCCCATACCGAGGATATTCTCAGGAAAAACCAGCTTCCCCCCACCATCATGGTGGACTGCAGCCACGGCAACTCCAACAAGGACTACCGCAGGCAACCGGAGGTGCTGGAGAACGTCATTGGCCAGGTGGTTGACGGCAACCAGAGCATTTCCGGTCTGATGATCGAAAGCAACCTGGAGGAAGGAAATCAGAAGGTGACCGCCGACCACGGCCAGCTCACCTACGGCGTGTCGATCACCGACGCCTGCCTGGGGTGGCGTGAAACGGAAAAAGCGCTGCTGGCAGCCCATAAACGGCTGCGCAGTCGCAAGTAG
- the gmhB gene encoding D-glycero-beta-D-manno-heptose 1,7-bisphosphate 7-phosphatase, whose protein sequence is MSNLNRFIPNKRAVFLDRDGTLNIEKEYLFRIEEFEFVPGAVEAIRLLNRAGLLVVVVTNQSGIARGYYSEADLQRLHRHVDALLTAEGARVDAWYHCPHHPDGREPYRRQCDCRKPLPGMLWLAAREHGIDLATSWMVGDKAADVVAGLAAGCRPLLVLTGYGAQERELVPGDVPCCTDILEAVRLITAV, encoded by the coding sequence TTGTCAAACTTAAACCGGTTTATTCCCAACAAACGGGCAGTTTTCCTTGATCGCGACGGTACCTTGAACATCGAAAAAGAGTACCTGTTCCGGATCGAGGAGTTCGAGTTCGTACCGGGAGCGGTGGAGGCGATCCGTCTGCTGAACCGGGCGGGGCTGCTGGTGGTGGTGGTGACCAACCAGTCCGGCATCGCCCGGGGGTACTATAGTGAAGCCGACCTGCAGCGGCTGCACCGGCATGTCGACGCGCTGCTGACGGCGGAAGGAGCGCGCGTGGACGCCTGGTACCACTGCCCCCACCATCCCGATGGCCGCGAGCCGTACCGCCGACAATGCGACTGCCGCAAGCCGTTGCCCGGTATGCTGTGGCTGGCCGCGCGGGAGCATGGCATTGACTTGGCCACCTCCTGGATGGTGGGAGATAAGGCGGCGGACGTGGTGGCGGGGCTGGCGGCGGGGTGTCGGCCGCTGCTGGTGCTGACCGGCTACGGTGCGCAGGAGCGGGAGCTGGTTCCCGGCGATGTGCCCTGCTGTACCGATATTCTGGAAGCGGTCCGCCTGATTACGGCTGTTTGA